CACAGCGACACACCAGATGCATCAAGCCCACCGAGCCAGCCATGCCTGAAACCAGTCTGCATGTCGTCTGTCCGCACTGCACTGCAGTCAACCGGATCCCCGCGCCAAAGCTGGATGCCGGCCCGATCTGCGGCCAGTGCAAGCAGCGGATGTTCACCGGTGAGCCACTGGAACTGACCGCCGCCACATTTGACCGCCACCTGACCCGTAACGATCTACCCGTCATCGTCGACTTCTGGGCTCCGTGGTGCGGCCCATGCCGGATGATGGCACCCGACTTCCATCAGGCGGCCATTGATCTCGAGCCGCGCATCCGGCTGGTCAAGGTCAACACCGAAGCCGAGCAGCAGCTGGCAGAACGCTTCAATATCCGCAGCATCCCGACCCTGGCCATTTTTCGACAAGGCCGGGAAATCGCACGACAGAGCGGTGCTCTTGACCTCGGCTCGCTGAAACGCTGGATACAGGCTCATTGACGCCCGCTTTAAGGGCAAAATATACCCACCGGAATCAATTGTAGAAATTTGAACTTCTGGAATATTTTGCATGCAGCAC
The DNA window shown above is from Dechloromonas sp. HYN0024 and carries:
- the trxC gene encoding thioredoxin TrxC; the encoded protein is MPETSLHVVCPHCTAVNRIPAPKLDAGPICGQCKQRMFTGEPLELTAATFDRHLTRNDLPVIVDFWAPWCGPCRMMAPDFHQAAIDLEPRIRLVKVNTEAEQQLAERFNIRSIPTLAIFRQGREIARQSGALDLGSLKRWIQAH